A region from the bacterium genome encodes:
- a CDS encoding DUF2188 domain-containing protein, with protein MSSRNERHVTPHPAGGWQVTRPGAARAIARTETQTEGIDRARELLRNDGGGELVIHRPDGRIRDSDTIWPGNDPFPPADTR; from the coding sequence ATGAGTTCGCGGAACGAACGACACGTAACACCACACCCAGCGGGGGGCTGGCAGGTAACCCGTCCGGGCGCCGCCCGGGCAATTGCGCGCACCGAAACGCAAACGGAAGGGATCGACCGAGCCAGGGAATTACTCCGCAACGACGGCGGCGGCGAGTTGGTGATCCATCGGCCCGATGGCCGGATACGTGACTCGGACACGATCTGGCCGGGCAATGATCCGTTCCCGCCGGCCGACACCCGGTAA
- a CDS encoding CBASS cGAMP-activated phospholipase, translating into MSVPELTSAGPPDPCVPVLQVLALDGGGLRGIFTAATLAAWEEDFDTPIADHFDLIVGTSTGGVIALALGIGISPSDILSIYVDHGDHIFPPARRTRRGLLRRLRRARYSANKLRAVLKDSFGDRTLGDSEVRLAIPSYDLAADHVHLFRTPHHPDLRRDWRVPVVDVALATTAAPTFLPAHRMEAHRLIDGGVWANNPALVGVAECFDRLGGERGHIRILSVGTSSEIRDRRPSLDNGGLLTWRSDSLNVMLRGQCLAATNHARLILGRHNLLRVDVSTPVGLHTLDLVTPRDLIGRARAESRTRSPALADFLTHSPSPYKPYYRKEHHDGQ; encoded by the coding sequence ATGAGTGTGCCAGAGCTCACCTCTGCTGGACCGCCGGATCCCTGCGTCCCGGTCCTACAGGTCCTCGCTCTCGACGGCGGCGGACTACGTGGGATCTTCACAGCGGCAACACTGGCCGCTTGGGAGGAAGACTTCGACACCCCGATCGCGGATCACTTCGATCTGATTGTCGGGACCTCGACCGGCGGTGTCATTGCGCTCGCGCTCGGGATTGGCATTTCCCCATCAGATATCCTGTCGATCTACGTCGATCACGGCGACCACATCTTCCCTCCAGCACGGCGAACACGCCGCGGATTGTTGCGTCGGCTTCGCCGAGCGAGATACAGCGCCAACAAGTTGCGCGCAGTGCTGAAGGACTCTTTCGGTGATCGGACTCTCGGAGACTCGGAAGTGCGACTCGCGATTCCGAGCTACGATCTAGCCGCTGATCACGTCCATCTATTCCGTACCCCGCACCACCCAGATCTCCGACGCGACTGGCGAGTGCCGGTCGTCGACGTCGCGTTAGCTACCACCGCTGCCCCAACCTTTCTCCCCGCCCACCGGATGGAGGCGCACCGTCTGATCGACGGTGGTGTATGGGCTAACAACCCGGCGCTAGTCGGCGTGGCGGAATGCTTCGATCGCCTCGGTGGAGAACGCGGCCACATTCGCATCCTCAGCGTAGGCACCAGTAGCGAGATCCGCGACCGGCGACCCTCCCTCGACAATGGCGGCCTGCTCACATGGCGCTCCGACAGTCTCAATGTGATGCTGCGAGGACAGTGCCTCGCGGCGACTAACCACGCTCGACTCATTCTCGGGCGACACAACTTGCTGCGGGTGGACGTGTCGACCCCCGTGGGCCTTCACACGCTCGACCTGGTGACCCCACGGGACCTGATCGGACGCGCCCGCGCCGAAAGCCGCACCCGGTCGCCGGCGCTGGCAGATTTCCTCACGCACTCCCCCTCCCCGTACAAGCCTTACTATCGGAAGGAACACCACGATGGCCAATAA
- a CDS encoding ImmA/IrrE family metallo-endopeptidase: MKQLSLLEFQRLRQPGPADVVAAADSVIEDLALTPPIDPAVVASYLDVSRIEETDLDVAGCLICEGRNITIKVRASDAETRQRFTIFHECVHTFFRGFELKPRYRCAPSAIPGQHNGLEAMCDQGASSLLLPQEYLKADLASADFGIGTLRYVAQTYEASLEASGHRIVDLAPYSTMFVVLEENIKPSQRGNPRAEPRLRVRTARHQGDWPFILPHKSVSIESPLGRAMQGELVHEHTTLDEISRNPVPGVEVSARLLPYNGRKRVLALYRRRT, encoded by the coding sequence GTGAAGCAGCTTTCCCTCCTGGAGTTTCAGCGGCTCCGCCAGCCCGGGCCGGCGGACGTTGTCGCCGCCGCGGACTCCGTCATCGAGGATTTGGCGCTGACTCCCCCTATTGATCCTGCAGTCGTGGCCTCCTACCTTGATGTGTCACGAATCGAAGAGACTGATCTCGATGTCGCGGGGTGTCTTATCTGCGAGGGTCGGAATATCACGATCAAGGTGAGAGCCTCCGATGCAGAGACGCGACAGCGATTCACTATCTTTCACGAGTGTGTGCACACCTTCTTTCGGGGCTTTGAGCTGAAGCCGCGCTACCGATGCGCGCCGTCGGCCATTCCAGGGCAACACAATGGCCTCGAAGCCATGTGCGATCAGGGTGCTAGCTCACTTCTCCTACCCCAGGAGTACCTGAAAGCCGACCTAGCTAGCGCCGACTTCGGGATTGGCACCTTGAGGTACGTGGCACAGACCTACGAGGCCAGCCTCGAAGCGAGCGGACACCGAATCGTGGACCTCGCGCCCTACTCGACCATGTTCGTTGTCCTCGAAGAGAACATAAAGCCAAGCCAGCGTGGCAACCCCCGCGCCGAGCCCAGACTACGTGTTCGTACCGCCCGACACCAGGGGGACTGGCCATTCATTCTCCCCCACAAGTCAGTCAGCATCGAGTCACCCCTCGGGCGTGCCATGCAAGGGGAGCTGGTACATGAACACACGACCCTCGACGAAATCTCGCGAAACCCCGTTCCAGGTGTCGAAGTCTCGGCACGGTTGCTGCCCTACAACGGACGGAAACGCGTCCTTGCCCTCTACCGCCGTCGCACCTAA
- a CDS encoding nucleotidyltransferase, giving the protein MANNNLRLISQLLGSSVEALDISAEQYELAVRRYKDLGSWLVAQGIGDPDVYPQGSFRLGTVVRPTIDSDFDIDLVFLRYVAKESITQNELRAQVGKLLRSYMRTRGDENGNPGLEEKGRCWTLVYADDEFHMDVLPVIPDPDGDDTAILLSDRDLRQWQHSNPIGYADWFWRSMGDAVEIGRVQLAATLSRDVEDVPRWLVRTPLQRVVQLLKLHRDTFFHDQPRNKPASILITTLATHAYGGETDLYEAYRKIAHNLHSHIEWRNPEFWVPNPAHEDENFADKWNTNPALKAHFDRWTQALIADADRWIVGAGVDEAVRSLSTSLGNAPVEAGAKRVATRLSSATAAGALAVTQSGKLTHGRGTKIPRHDFYGQ; this is encoded by the coding sequence ATGGCCAATAACAACCTCCGGTTGATCTCACAACTGCTCGGCTCGTCGGTCGAGGCGCTCGACATCTCGGCCGAGCAGTACGAACTCGCGGTTCGTCGATACAAAGACCTCGGCTCGTGGCTCGTAGCCCAAGGCATCGGTGATCCAGACGTGTACCCACAGGGATCCTTCCGGCTGGGAACGGTCGTGCGACCAACCATCGACAGCGACTTCGACATCGACCTGGTCTTCCTCCGATACGTCGCCAAGGAGTCAATCACCCAGAACGAACTCCGCGCCCAGGTGGGGAAGCTGCTCCGGTCCTACATGCGAACTCGCGGAGACGAGAACGGGAATCCAGGCCTCGAGGAGAAAGGCCGCTGCTGGACACTTGTCTACGCCGACGATGAGTTCCACATGGACGTGCTACCGGTCATACCCGATCCTGACGGTGACGACACTGCCATCCTGCTCTCCGATCGTGACCTGCGCCAGTGGCAACACAGCAACCCCATCGGATACGCCGACTGGTTCTGGAGATCCATGGGAGACGCCGTTGAGATCGGTAGAGTCCAACTGGCGGCCACCCTCAGCCGAGACGTCGAAGACGTACCCCGCTGGCTGGTCCGGACCCCACTGCAGCGTGTGGTCCAACTCCTCAAGCTGCACAGAGACACGTTCTTCCACGACCAGCCTCGCAACAAGCCGGCTTCCATTCTCATCACGACTCTGGCGACTCACGCGTACGGCGGCGAGACCGACCTCTACGAGGCGTACCGAAAGATCGCGCACAATCTCCACTCCCACATCGAATGGCGCAACCCCGAGTTCTGGGTTCCGAACCCGGCACACGAGGACGAGAACTTTGCAGACAAATGGAACACGAACCCGGCCCTCAAAGCGCACTTTGACCGGTGGACCCAAGCTCTGATCGCTGATGCCGACCGGTGGATCGTCGGTGCTGGCGTTGATGAAGCGGTACGGTCACTCAGCACCTCCCTAGGAAATGCACCGGTGGAAGCAGGAGCGAAGCGCGTGGCGACCAGGCTCTCCTCCGCGACAGCAGCCGGTGCCCTCGCCGTCACCCAGTCAGGGAAGTTGACACACGGGCGGGGCACCAAAATACCCCGCCACGACTTCTATGGCCAGTAA
- a CDS encoding integrase arm-type DNA-binding domain-containing protein, with product MPRLTAAFVRGVTKPGKYGDQHGLILRVQPSGSKQWIWRGTVNGRRRDLGLGGYPYVSLAEARAEAFDYRKAARKGGDPVALRSDGVPTFTRAAETVIAMHATKWKSPGTEESWRATLGTYVLPAIGSTPVDAVTSADVMACIVPIWTTKAETARKTRQRISTIMKWAIAQGYRQDNPAGDAVLAALPRQTVGRKHFRALPHREVSAAVATVRASHLYPTVRLAFEFLVLTAVRSAETLGARWSEVNHETRTWVVPAERTKPGREHRVPLSHSAIEVLAAARRYSYGSPLVFPRDTGGEIPRWMLSKLPGRVGIDATVHGMRSSFRDWCGETGVAREVAEACLAHRVGNAAEQAYARSDLLERRRDLMEAWAEYVG from the coding sequence ATGCCAAGATTGACAGCCGCGTTCGTGCGCGGAGTGACCAAACCGGGCAAGTATGGCGATCAGCACGGCCTAATACTTCGGGTTCAGCCATCTGGGTCGAAGCAGTGGATCTGGCGAGGAACCGTCAACGGTCGCCGACGTGACCTCGGCTTGGGTGGCTACCCGTATGTGAGCCTCGCGGAGGCCCGCGCCGAAGCGTTCGACTACCGCAAGGCCGCCCGGAAGGGCGGCGACCCCGTAGCGCTCCGATCCGACGGGGTGCCAACCTTCACGCGGGCGGCTGAGACGGTCATCGCTATGCACGCAACGAAGTGGAAGAGCCCCGGAACCGAAGAGTCATGGCGTGCGACCCTCGGGACGTATGTGCTACCCGCCATCGGATCGACGCCAGTTGACGCGGTCACATCAGCCGACGTGATGGCCTGCATCGTTCCGATCTGGACCACTAAAGCAGAGACCGCCAGGAAGACCCGCCAACGGATCAGCACGATCATGAAGTGGGCGATCGCTCAGGGCTACAGGCAGGACAACCCCGCCGGCGACGCTGTGCTTGCGGCTCTCCCAAGACAGACCGTCGGTCGGAAGCATTTTCGAGCCCTTCCGCACCGCGAGGTCTCGGCCGCGGTCGCCACGGTCCGGGCATCCCACCTGTATCCGACGGTCCGCCTGGCGTTCGAGTTTCTGGTACTCACCGCCGTCCGATCAGCGGAAACGCTGGGTGCTCGCTGGTCGGAAGTCAACCACGAGACCCGGACATGGGTCGTTCCCGCCGAACGCACAAAGCCCGGCCGCGAACATAGGGTTCCGCTCTCGCATTCCGCTATTGAAGTGCTGGCCGCGGCCCGCCGCTACTCATACGGCAGCCCGCTGGTGTTTCCCCGCGACACCGGCGGGGAGATTCCCCGGTGGATGCTCAGCAAGCTGCCCGGAAGGGTCGGCATCGACGCCACCGTCCACGGCATGAGAAGCTCGTTCCGGGACTGGTGCGGCGAAACCGGTGTCGCCCGTGAAGTCGCCGAGGCGTGCCTGGCGCATCGGGTCGGCAACGCCGCGGAACAGGCTTACGCAAGGAGTGATCTGTTGGAACGCCGCCGTGACCTTATGGAGGCCTGGGCGGAGTACGTCGGCTAG
- a CDS encoding NotI family restriction endonuclease, with protein MPRSGERYGIAEWYGRPFLSLDPEQRAEFAHHAQLRMRSETPVCPFQKGAPNCSKKGGVCSIQRYTNDEGYVGAPVGEPVITCPKRFEQSALAIRWLAEIAGFPATEILVAREIPFMVKKDGKPAGKIDLVVGHDAVTGLRWHGLEIQAVYFSGRGMPEEFAALQRATDERPPFPLRVRRPDWRSSSAKRLMPQLSIEVPTLRRWGAKLAVAVDKPFFSTIGGPSDAPSQDLNEGDIIWLVTRLESNPAGELTLRRHHWEMLTLEESEDRLLAADPMTRHAFEHALRSKLRPLDQN; from the coding sequence ATGCCCCGATCCGGTGAACGCTACGGCATAGCGGAATGGTACGGCCGTCCGTTCCTGTCGCTTGACCCCGAACAGAGGGCAGAGTTCGCCCACCACGCCCAGCTGCGAATGCGCAGCGAGACCCCGGTGTGCCCATTTCAGAAGGGAGCACCGAACTGCTCAAAAAAAGGGGGTGTATGCTCGATACAGCGGTACACAAACGACGAAGGGTACGTAGGTGCGCCGGTTGGTGAACCGGTCATTACGTGTCCGAAGCGTTTTGAGCAATCCGCTCTGGCCATAAGGTGGTTGGCCGAGATCGCAGGATTCCCCGCGACCGAGATTCTCGTAGCGCGAGAGATCCCCTTCATGGTCAAGAAGGACGGAAAGCCGGCGGGCAAGATTGACCTGGTGGTCGGCCACGACGCCGTGACCGGCCTGCGGTGGCATGGGCTGGAGATCCAAGCGGTCTACTTCTCCGGTCGAGGGATGCCCGAAGAGTTCGCTGCCCTTCAGCGGGCAACGGACGAAAGACCACCGTTCCCGCTGCGGGTACGCCGCCCGGACTGGCGGTCGTCAAGCGCTAAACGTCTCATGCCTCAGCTGTCCATCGAGGTACCGACACTGCGCCGATGGGGAGCAAAACTGGCGGTAGCCGTCGACAAACCATTCTTTTCCACCATTGGCGGCCCCAGCGATGCCCCCAGCCAGGATCTCAACGAAGGCGACATCATATGGCTGGTAACCCGGCTCGAGTCCAACCCAGCGGGAGAGCTCACCTTGCGCCGCCACCACTGGGAAATGCTCACCCTGGAAGAATCCGAGGACCGGCTCTTGGCTGCAGACCCCATGACCCGGCACGCGTTCGAGCACGCCCTCCGTTCGAAACTCCGACCACTCGACCAGAACTAA
- a CDS encoding helix-turn-helix transcriptional regulator: MTNETDGSIGDRIRRYRSDAGLSLSQLSMSAGVSKGYLWSLENVPDKRPSAQTLYAIATALGVTMSSLLGRRLLTNQPTDIPESLQEFADAKRLPDSDVRMLAGIEFRGVRPQTRERWEHIYNAIRMSRTLDE, translated from the coding sequence ATGACCAACGAAACTGACGGGTCAATCGGAGATCGAATCCGCAGGTATCGAAGCGACGCTGGCCTCAGTCTCAGCCAACTATCCATGTCCGCAGGAGTGAGCAAGGGATACCTCTGGAGCCTCGAGAACGTCCCCGACAAGAGACCATCAGCCCAAACCCTCTACGCCATCGCCACAGCACTCGGCGTCACCATGAGCAGCCTCCTCGGCCGACGGCTACTCACAAACCAGCCCACCGACATCCCCGAAAGCCTGCAGGAGTTCGCTGACGCGAAGAGACTCCCCGACAGCGATGTTCGGATGCTGGCGGGCATCGAGTTCCGAGGCGTGCGACCCCAAACCCGCGAGCGCTGGGAGCACATCTACAACGCGATCCGGATGAGTCGGACACTCGACGAGTAG
- a CDS encoding M20/M25/M40 family metallo-hydrolase, which yields MPVDLEAALAAADRLRGYELELLGSLVARRSVRGEPSDIHELCTEQLDRLGMEVDLLTPRVGDLESHREWCPPQPDVAEPEGLVSVVASRGEGPGILLFAHIDTELPDPGDGWGTDPYRATGIGGRIHGVGAADDKAGVVSVLAAARALIPHLEGVRVVIGLVHGKLGGGLGTLPAMDRVGDVEAAVYCHPAETGWGMAQFKIATRGFFNVRIETAGRRPPPVEIRTPNSEDPREGINALDRLRGVLDAVDRWADREDLLCSVNRLSAGVGPTVLPEQAVAEGAVWFRRGTFTEVYEHLATVAMEAGTASTSLFGLRSNPAEVPPGHPLVGLTARAVRAETGAAPRVYPAHVASDIRFPIRCLGAPTVGFGALAGNFYGPDEWVDAEDMHRATRVLVRIVSAWADEVTDGRPWPRIEA from the coding sequence ATGCCTGTTGACCTCGAGGCCGCACTCGCCGCGGCCGACCGGCTGCGCGGCTACGAGCTGGAGTTGCTCGGCTCGCTCGTGGCGCGCCGGAGCGTGCGCGGCGAGCCATCGGACATCCATGAGCTATGCACCGAGCAACTGGACCGGCTCGGGATGGAGGTGGACCTGCTCACCCCTCGCGTAGGCGATCTGGAGAGCCATCGCGAGTGGTGCCCGCCCCAGCCGGATGTCGCGGAGCCGGAGGGTCTGGTGAGCGTGGTCGCGTCCCGCGGCGAGGGGCCGGGCATCCTCCTGTTCGCCCACATCGACACCGAGCTGCCCGACCCGGGCGACGGATGGGGTACCGATCCGTACCGGGCTACCGGGATCGGCGGGCGGATCCACGGCGTGGGCGCCGCCGACGACAAGGCCGGGGTGGTGTCGGTACTGGCGGCGGCCCGGGCGCTGATCCCGCACCTGGAGGGGGTTCGGGTAGTGATCGGCCTGGTCCACGGGAAGTTGGGAGGCGGTCTGGGGACCCTCCCCGCCATGGATAGGGTCGGCGATGTGGAGGCGGCCGTCTACTGCCATCCGGCCGAGACCGGCTGGGGGATGGCCCAGTTCAAGATCGCCACCCGCGGGTTCTTCAACGTCCGTATCGAGACCGCGGGCCGGCGTCCGCCGCCGGTGGAGATACGTACCCCGAACTCGGAGGACCCCCGCGAGGGGATCAATGCCCTGGATCGCCTGCGGGGGGTTCTCGATGCGGTGGACAGGTGGGCGGACCGGGAGGACCTGTTGTGTTCCGTGAATCGCCTGTCTGCGGGCGTGGGCCCGACCGTGCTACCGGAACAGGCCGTGGCGGAGGGCGCCGTCTGGTTCCGGCGCGGCACCTTCACCGAGGTCTACGAGCACCTCGCCACCGTCGCCATGGAGGCCGGCACCGCTTCGACCAGCCTGTTCGGTCTGCGATCCAACCCGGCCGAGGTTCCCCCCGGCCATCCCCTGGTAGGCCTCACCGCCCGGGCCGTCCGCGCCGAGACCGGGGCAGCTCCTCGCGTCTACCCGGCCCACGTGGCCTCGGACATCCGCTTCCCGATCCGTTGCCTGGGAGCGCCCACGGTCGGCTTCGGCGCCCTGGCGGGAAACTTCTACGGCCCCGACGAGTGGGTGGACGCCGAGGACATGCACCGGGCGACCCGCGTGCTCGTCCGGATCGTCTCGGCCTGGGCCGACGAAGTAACCGATGGAAGGCCCTGGCCCCGGATCGAGGCCTGA
- a CDS encoding cation:proton antiporter, protein MLAAAGSGGTLDEHQVLVFLMQLALLVGAARLLGGIANKLRQPPVVGQILAGVLIGPSVLGKLYPGVFDWLFSDSTAGSVVYGVAWLAVIMLLVVIGYETDLGIIMRFRRAAVNVSAGGLLVPLVVVGVVALLTPSSFIGDSGRGLYAAFMALALSVAALPVVAKILADLGMLRRNFGQVTLAVSMTMDSVGWLILAGLAGIARDGFRASDLLASLGGLVLFLVLAATVGRWALDQAMRLALRRGRNLPAALTVSLVAAIGGGAVTQALGLEAILGAFIVGIILATLRYQVGAVRHVLETVTDSFFAPVFFAFSGLRVDIGLLASPSAIIWTVALIVIAVAAKISGAFVGARRSGLSSGEGLALGSGLSALGAMGIVVALVGLSLGVLSDTGYTVIVVAAIVTSLVAPIMLRLAVRGMEAGEEEQARLESEAIRSQAQILGSRRILLPTRGGTNSVYAAHQLKVLFPDAEVTVLTVADRPAGWRKRLLGDAVEEDAGPGEVIRTLGSDRCRLIRRRRDPAEAILREAALGYDLVVLGATETTDAGRVFSSVIDRVLARLELPALIFRYPGPGLQGGLPDPGSLTVRTVLLSVESNRASRAAEEVAYSLAAHNDGSVLALHLIAETRDATFYLDPSSSSQNHGAGLELVEESVSFGERLGARVNAEVKPVTRPAGALVEAANTGGLDLLVMGATNRPLSRRPFFGYDMSHVIKHVAIPMVMVAIPDIVSRYGSADRGSEAI, encoded by the coding sequence GTGCTGGCTGCCGCCGGGTCGGGGGGCACCCTGGACGAACACCAGGTGCTCGTCTTCCTGATGCAGCTGGCCCTGCTGGTGGGGGCCGCCCGCCTGCTGGGCGGAATCGCCAACAAGCTGAGACAGCCACCCGTGGTGGGCCAGATACTGGCGGGGGTGCTGATCGGCCCGAGCGTTCTGGGCAAGCTCTACCCGGGCGTCTTCGACTGGCTCTTCTCGGACTCAACCGCCGGATCGGTCGTGTACGGGGTGGCCTGGCTGGCGGTGATCATGCTGCTGGTGGTGATCGGGTACGAGACCGACCTGGGAATCATCATGCGCTTCCGCCGGGCCGCCGTCAACGTCTCGGCGGGAGGCCTGCTCGTGCCGCTGGTCGTGGTGGGGGTGGTGGCCCTGCTGACGCCATCCTCCTTCATCGGGGATTCCGGCAGGGGCCTGTACGCCGCCTTCATGGCGCTGGCCCTGTCGGTGGCGGCCCTGCCCGTTGTCGCCAAGATCCTGGCGGACCTGGGAATGCTGCGGCGCAACTTCGGCCAGGTAACCCTGGCGGTGAGCATGACCATGGACTCCGTGGGGTGGCTCATCCTCGCCGGCCTGGCCGGAATAGCCAGGGACGGCTTCCGGGCCTCCGACCTGCTCGCCTCGCTCGGGGGTCTCGTCCTGTTCCTGGTGCTGGCGGCCACCGTCGGGAGGTGGGCGCTCGACCAGGCGATGCGCCTGGCGCTACGGCGCGGGCGGAACCTGCCGGCCGCTCTCACGGTCAGCCTGGTAGCGGCCATCGGGGGCGGCGCCGTCACCCAGGCCCTGGGCCTCGAGGCCATCCTGGGAGCGTTCATCGTCGGGATCATCCTCGCCACGTTGCGCTACCAGGTCGGCGCGGTGAGGCACGTCCTGGAGACGGTCACCGACTCGTTCTTCGCTCCCGTCTTCTTCGCGTTCAGCGGGCTCCGGGTCGACATCGGTCTGCTGGCCAGCCCCAGCGCCATCATCTGGACCGTGGCGCTCATCGTGATAGCGGTGGCCGCCAAGATATCCGGCGCCTTCGTGGGCGCGCGCCGGTCGGGTCTCAGCTCCGGAGAGGGCCTGGCCCTCGGATCGGGCCTGTCGGCGCTCGGCGCGATGGGGATCGTGGTGGCGCTGGTCGGCCTGAGCCTCGGCGTCCTGAGCGACACCGGGTACACCGTGATCGTGGTGGCGGCCATCGTCACCTCGCTGGTCGCTCCGATCATGCTGAGGCTGGCGGTGCGGGGAATGGAGGCCGGCGAGGAGGAGCAGGCCCGGTTGGAGTCGGAGGCCATCCGATCACAGGCGCAGATCCTGGGATCGAGGCGGATTCTCCTTCCCACCCGTGGAGGCACCAACAGCGTGTACGCCGCCCACCAGCTGAAGGTCCTGTTCCCGGACGCCGAAGTGACCGTGCTGACGGTCGCCGACCGTCCCGCAGGCTGGCGGAAGCGGCTGCTGGGGGACGCGGTCGAGGAGGACGCCGGCCCGGGAGAGGTGATCAGGACGCTCGGGTCTGATCGGTGCCGGTTGATCCGCCGGCGGCGCGACCCGGCCGAAGCGATCCTCCGTGAGGCCGCGCTCGGCTACGACCTGGTTGTACTGGGAGCTACGGAGACCACCGACGCCGGCCGGGTCTTCTCCTCTGTGATCGACCGGGTGCTCGCCAGGCTGGAGTTGCCCGCCCTCATCTTCCGGTATCCCGGTCCCGGCCTCCAGGGCGGGCTGCCGGACCCCGGTTCCCTGACCGTGCGGACGGTGCTGCTGTCGGTGGAGTCGAACCGGGCCTCCCGCGCCGCCGAGGAGGTGGCATACTCCCTGGCCGCCCACAACGACGGGTCGGTTCTCGCGCTGCACCTGATCGCGGAGACGCGCGACGCAACCTTCTACCTCGATCCGTCGAGCAGCAGCCAGAACCACGGGGCGGGCCTGGAGTTGGTGGAGGAATCGGTGTCGTTCGGCGAGCGCCTGGGGGCGAGAGTGAACGCCGAGGTCAAACCGGTCACCCGCCCGGCCGGGGCCCTGGTCGAGGCCGCCAACACCGGGGGCCTGGACCTCCTGGTGATGGGCGCGACGAACCGGCCTCTCAGCAGGCGACCGTTCTTCGGATATGACATGTCGCACGTGATAAAGCACGTCGCTATCCCGATGGTGATGGTGGCCATCCCGGACATCGTGTCCCGGTACGGGTCCGCGGACCGTGGTAGCGAAGCCATCTGA